A genomic stretch from Sphingorhabdus pulchriflava includes:
- a CDS encoding bactofilin family protein, whose product MFSKSKPSPETALPVAATQGRNNMRGGGHTFSVIASDVEITGNLSAKVDLHIDGKINGDVTCGSLVQGEGSVISGKVVAETARLSGKVDGSIEAGDLVIEASARISGDVVYQSLTIAPGGMVEGKFKHRGSNVPNIGKATIDISRTDPLILGAETKVG is encoded by the coding sequence ATGTTCTCGAAATCCAAGCCGTCGCCGGAAACCGCGCTGCCGGTCGCAGCGACGCAGGGGCGTAACAATATGCGCGGGGGCGGACATACTTTTTCGGTGATCGCATCAGATGTTGAAATCACCGGTAATCTCTCAGCTAAGGTCGATCTCCATATCGACGGCAAGATCAACGGCGACGTCACCTGCGGTTCGCTCGTCCAGGGCGAAGGCAGCGTGATCAGCGGCAAGGTTGTCGCTGAAACCGCCCGTCTTTCTGGCAAAGTCGATGGTTCGATCGAGGCAGGCGATCTGGTGATCGAGGCAAGTGCGCGCATTTCGGGTGATGTCGTTTATCAGAGCCTTACCATCGCCCCCGGCGGCATGGTCGAAGGTAAGTTCAAGCATCGCGGCAGCAATGTTCCCAATATCGGCAAAGCCACCATCGATATAAGCCGCACCGACCCGTTGATCTTGGGTGCGGAAACCAAGGTCGGCTGA
- a CDS encoding M23 family metallopeptidase: protein MAKFAGWKNRLAGWFVDREFFMRSNGHVRFIKISAKLQRRVAGTIVAVVGLWLVVTLGMMINQVSVSAERMMLSAKQEKIETAEERVAKYRDDMEAVASDLEARQKVMEGAFEEHFGDMPAAEAVAPATGEAAETAKKIGLAVPEAAQLAQLEARQIAFAERMTQIAIARSQKAEGAIREFGLNPDQLAREAKQGMGGPFIPFFGKKQKQVRDPRFTRMLTALERMEALEMALAGIPTSMPAAVGLMSSRFGYRSDPFTGGAAMHAGLDFKGPIGTPILAAADGKITFAGWQGGYGNCIEITHPNGLVTRYAHMSGFTATLGQDVKRGVQIGRMGSTGRSTGSHLHFEVRINGSAINPLKFLEANPDVLEIQAVAGNRAAGRSDAGA from the coding sequence ATGGCCAAGTTCGCCGGTTGGAAAAACCGGTTGGCCGGATGGTTCGTTGATCGTGAGTTTTTCATGCGGTCGAACGGGCATGTCCGGTTCATCAAGATTAGTGCAAAATTGCAGCGCCGGGTCGCGGGAACGATTGTGGCTGTCGTTGGCCTGTGGTTGGTCGTCACCTTGGGCATGATGATCAATCAGGTGAGCGTGTCGGCAGAACGCATGATGCTTTCTGCCAAGCAGGAAAAGATCGAGACCGCCGAAGAGCGCGTCGCCAAGTATCGCGACGATATGGAAGCGGTCGCCAGCGACCTCGAAGCGCGCCAGAAGGTCATGGAAGGCGCTTTTGAAGAACATTTCGGTGACATGCCCGCTGCCGAAGCCGTAGCACCCGCAACTGGCGAAGCTGCCGAAACAGCGAAAAAGATCGGCCTTGCTGTTCCCGAGGCTGCACAACTCGCTCAGCTTGAAGCCCGCCAGATCGCCTTTGCCGAGCGGATGACGCAAATCGCCATAGCCCGCTCGCAAAAAGCCGAAGGTGCGATCCGCGAATTCGGCCTGAACCCCGACCAGCTGGCGCGCGAAGCCAAGCAAGGTATGGGCGGCCCCTTCATTCCCTTTTTCGGCAAGAAGCAGAAGCAGGTCCGTGACCCGCGCTTCACCCGCATGCTGACTGCGCTCGAGCGGATGGAAGCGTTGGAAATGGCGCTCGCCGGCATCCCCACCAGCATGCCTGCAGCTGTCGGCTTGATGTCGAGCCGTTTCGGCTATCGTTCCGATCCCTTCACTGGCGGTGCAGCAATGCATGCTGGCCTTGATTTCAAGGGCCCCATCGGCACCCCGATCCTTGCGGCAGCAGATGGCAAGATCACCTTTGCCGGATGGCAGGGTGGCTATGGCAATTGCATCGAAATCACCCATCCCAACGGCCTTGTCACACGCTATGCCCATATGAGCGGCTTTACCGCTACGCTGGGGCAGGATGTAAAACGCGGCGTTCAGATCGGACGCATGGGTTCGACCGGCCGTTCAACCGGCTCGCATTTGCACTTTGAAGTGCGTATCAACGGGTCAGCTATCAACCCGCTCAAATTCCTGGAGGCCAATCCCGATGTTCTCGAAATCCAAGCCGTCGCCGGAAACCGCGCTGCCGGTCGCAGCGACGCAGGGGCGTAA
- a CDS encoding glutamate-5-semialdehyde dehydrogenase yields the protein MSEDATQIVAAMTAKARAAARIVARASDAKKADALLAAAKALRAAAPTILNANAVDMEAGAANGLSAAMLDRLKLDDSRIEGITSAVEQVAHLADPVGQVIDRSERPNGLVMERVRVPVGVLAIIYESRPNVTADAAALGLRSGNAVILRGGSEAVHSNRAIHAAMVEGIVKAGLPADAVQLVPTQDRAAVGALLKAQGQIDMVIPRGGKSLVARVQDEARVPVLAHLDGICHTYIHAKADPAMAEAIAVNAKMRRTGICGSTETLLIDQDYPEPARLIGALLDAGCEVRADDMLMELDARTVPAEEADWGTEYLDAVVSAKMVSGVDEAIEHIARYGSQHTESIITNDDTAAADFLSGVDSAIVMHNASTQYADGGEFGLGAEIGIATGRLHARGPVALEGLTTYKWLVHGSGQTRP from the coding sequence ATGAGTGAAGATGCCACCCAGATTGTCGCCGCAATGACGGCCAAAGCCCGTGCCGCCGCGCGCATAGTTGCGCGTGCCAGCGATGCGAAGAAAGCCGACGCGTTGTTGGCTGCGGCCAAAGCCTTGCGTGCCGCTGCACCGACGATTTTGAACGCCAATGCGGTCGACATGGAGGCTGGTGCGGCGAATGGCCTGTCGGCGGCGATGCTCGACCGACTGAAACTCGACGACAGCCGGATAGAGGGCATTACCTCGGCAGTTGAGCAGGTTGCACATTTGGCCGATCCAGTCGGACAGGTGATTGACCGCAGCGAACGGCCCAATGGCCTCGTCATGGAACGCGTCCGCGTGCCCGTCGGCGTGCTGGCGATCATTTATGAAAGCCGCCCCAATGTGACGGCCGACGCGGCGGCCCTTGGCTTGCGTTCGGGCAATGCGGTGATCCTGCGCGGTGGCAGCGAAGCGGTGCACAGCAACCGCGCGATCCATGCTGCGATGGTCGAAGGCATTGTCAAAGCGGGTCTTCCCGCCGATGCGGTGCAGCTGGTCCCGACACAGGATCGCGCAGCTGTCGGCGCCCTTTTGAAAGCGCAGGGCCAGATCGATATGGTCATCCCGCGCGGCGGCAAGTCGCTGGTGGCACGCGTGCAGGATGAGGCGCGCGTTCCTGTGCTGGCGCATCTCGATGGCATCTGCCATACCTATATCCATGCCAAAGCCGACCCTGCGATGGCAGAGGCGATAGCGGTCAACGCGAAGATGCGCCGCACCGGCATTTGCGGGTCAACCGAAACGCTGCTGATTGATCAGGATTATCCCGAACCTGCGCGGCTGATTGGTGCTTTGCTCGACGCCGGTTGCGAAGTCCGCGCTGACGACATGCTCATGGAACTTGACGCACGTACGGTGCCGGCTGAGGAAGCGGATTGGGGTACTGAATATCTTGATGCGGTTGTGTCTGCAAAGATGGTGTCGGGCGTTGACGAAGCGATCGAACATATTGCCCGCTATGGATCGCAGCACACCGAAAGCATCATCACCAATGACGATACCGCTGCCGCAGATTTCCTGTCGGGCGTCGACAGCGCGATCGTGATGCACAATGCCTCGACGCAATATGCCGATGGCGGCGAATTCGGTCTCGGTGCCGAAATCGGTATAGCCACCGGCCGCCTGCACGCCCGCGGTCCAGTCGCGCTCGAAGGGCTGACCACCTACAAATGGCTGGTCCACGGCTCGGGGCAGACGCGACCATAA
- a CDS encoding nicotinate-nucleotide adenylyltransferase: MLTGLLGGSFNPAHGGHRSISLFALDALDLDEIWWLVSPGNPLKANAKDMASHKARLASAKKMARRAPIRATAIEAQMGTRYSIDTLRKLVRRYPNRRFIWIMGADNVANFTRWRRWRDIARLMPIAVIARPGYDSHAVAGPAMAWLRRYVRRPDQRLYWTMWSTPALVFLRFRPDPRSATAVRQANPYWYRDFDDRRVIDGVTHKVLY; this comes from the coding sequence ATGCTGACGGGCCTTCTCGGCGGATCGTTCAACCCGGCGCATGGCGGGCATCGGTCGATCAGTCTGTTTGCGCTCGACGCGCTCGATCTCGATGAAATCTGGTGGCTGGTCTCACCGGGAAACCCGCTGAAGGCCAATGCGAAAGACATGGCCTCGCACAAGGCGCGGCTTGCTTCGGCAAAAAAAATGGCGCGCCGAGCGCCCATCCGGGCGACCGCGATCGAGGCACAAATGGGCACGCGCTACTCGATCGATACGTTGCGCAAACTGGTACGCCGCTACCCCAATCGCCGCTTCATCTGGATCATGGGGGCGGACAATGTGGCAAATTTCACACGCTGGCGGCGCTGGCGCGATATTGCCCGTTTAATGCCGATTGCGGTTATCGCGCGTCCGGGCTATGACAGTCATGCTGTTGCGGGTCCCGCAATGGCCTGGCTCAGGCGGTACGTCCGGCGTCCGGACCAGCGGCTTTACTGGACGATGTGGAGCACACCGGCGCTTGTATTTCTGCGCTTTCGCCCCGATCCACGCTCGGCCACGGCGGTTCGCCAAGCCAATCCATATTGGTATCGTGATTTTGACGACAGGCGCGTCATCGACGGCGTTACCCACAAAGTTTTGTATTAA
- the rsfS gene encoding ribosome silencing factor: MQPDELHKLILQSLDDDQAQEVVSIPLQGKSSIADYMVVASGRSSRQVASMAQKLVERIKQAGRHARVEGLPTADWVLIDAEDVVVHLFRPEVRSFYNLERMWGFGDAPEVANA, from the coding sequence CTGCAGCCTGACGAACTGCACAAACTCATCCTCCAATCGCTCGACGACGATCAGGCGCAAGAGGTCGTTTCCATCCCGCTTCAAGGCAAGAGCAGCATCGCCGACTATATGGTCGTGGCGTCCGGCCGTTCGAGTCGTCAAGTTGCATCGATGGCGCAGAAACTGGTCGAGCGCATCAAGCAGGCCGGACGGCATGCCCGTGTCGAAGGCTTGCCGACCGCCGATTGGGTACTGATCGATGCCGAGGATGTGGTCGTGCACCTGTTCCGGCCCGAAGTGCGCAGTTTCTACAATCTGGAACGGATGTGGGGCTTCGGCGACGCGCCCGAGGTTGCGAACGCCTGA